From a region of the Geothrix sp. 21YS21S-2 genome:
- a CDS encoding IPT/TIG domain-containing protein → MARPVPADPSPRTDAPVISSLHPILGRTGDEVTIEGTHLEGVTKVHFGGVEATDFLETDGVISVLVPAGAKSGPVGVHCRAGKAASPVEFIAGETHFDPAVDVAPFNRGQVKNWPGLTNTGSSCFLNAAIKVLASLKEVDDSLRDHPGDDAAMAGVRRQLRFTLNYIRLGDRRPADAQDPMRGLIDAFQHHPKLRHHVSDTQGAGGFDDLVLNDILEVLGLKGKFDIRIKDRSTRDGGSPIPFWQDHPFSLVVSPDRQITPSGPSGQVSLDAYISHVTTQTLATSGMHVNQYPYKVPSTARIQLVHMGPKRALEFSPRVGLPLYQVDEASSSARRIGTMGLIPTALTLRNRGHMWAAIRGTDGWYVNDDARKPYKVEASELNGLLDPQGNLVRETGVIFLRRTSLVKP, encoded by the coding sequence GTGGCCCGTCCCGTCCCGGCGGACCCCTCCCCGAGGACCGACGCGCCGGTCATTTCCAGTCTCCATCCGATCCTGGGACGCACCGGCGACGAGGTCACCATCGAGGGAACCCACCTCGAGGGCGTCACCAAGGTGCATTTCGGAGGCGTCGAAGCCACCGACTTCCTGGAGACGGACGGGGTCATCAGCGTGCTGGTGCCGGCGGGAGCGAAGTCGGGGCCGGTCGGCGTCCACTGCAGGGCGGGAAAGGCCGCCAGCCCCGTAGAGTTCATCGCGGGGGAGACCCACTTCGATCCGGCCGTCGACGTGGCGCCCTTCAACCGGGGCCAGGTCAAGAACTGGCCCGGCCTGACCAACACCGGGTCGTCCTGCTTCCTCAATGCGGCCATCAAGGTGCTGGCCAGCCTCAAGGAGGTGGATGACAGTCTGCGGGATCACCCGGGCGACGACGCGGCGATGGCGGGCGTTCGCCGGCAGCTCCGGTTCACCCTCAACTACATCCGCCTGGGCGACAGGCGCCCCGCCGATGCCCAGGATCCCATGCGGGGGCTGATCGACGCGTTCCAGCACCACCCGAAGCTTAGGCATCATGTGTCGGACACCCAGGGGGCGGGGGGGTTCGACGACCTCGTCCTGAACGACATCCTCGAGGTGCTCGGACTCAAGGGGAAGTTCGACATCAGAATCAAGGACCGGAGCACCCGCGACGGCGGATCCCCCATCCCCTTCTGGCAGGATCACCCCTTCAGCCTGGTCGTGTCCCCGGATCGGCAAATCACCCCTTCCGGTCCTTCCGGCCAGGTGAGCCTTGACGCCTACATCAGCCATGTCACCACCCAAACCCTCGCCACCAGCGGCATGCACGTAAACCAGTACCCCTACAAGGTACCGTCCACCGCCAGGATCCAGCTCGTCCACATGGGCCCGAAACGGGCGCTGGAATTCAGCCCCCGCGTGGGGCTCCCCCTCTACCAGGTGGACGAGGCCAGCAGCTCCGCCAGGCGCATCGGGACCATGGGCCTCATCCCCACGGCCCTCACCCTCAGGAACCGGGGCCACATGTGGGCCGCGATCCGTGGAACGGACGGCTGGTACGTGAACGACGACGCCCGCAAACCGTACAAGGTGGAAGCCTCCGAGCTGAACGGCCTCCTGGACCCCCAGGGGAACCTGGTCCGCGAGACGGGGGTGATCTTCCTGAGGAGAACGTCCCTGGTCAAGCCTTGA
- a CDS encoding response regulator has protein sequence MTQDHPLILVIEDEPPLRRYLRATLQSFGYRVEEAATGAEGKGMAARLNPDVVLLDLGLPDMDGLDLAQELRGWSRVPIIIVSARGKEEDKIRALDVGADDYLTKPFGSGELLARIRVALRHAAEVAGAAPEAVVEIGPLRMDFASREVTVEGVEVHLSPNEFALLGVLARHAGKVLTHRQLLHEVWGGVASAQPTYLRVYMANLRKKLEPDPARPRLLLTEPGVGYRLKA, from the coding sequence ATGACCCAGGACCACCCCCTCATCCTCGTCATCGAGGACGAACCCCCCCTCAGGCGCTACCTGCGGGCCACGCTCCAGTCCTTCGGCTACCGGGTGGAGGAGGCCGCCACCGGCGCGGAGGGCAAGGGCATGGCCGCGCGCCTGAACCCCGACGTGGTGCTCCTGGACCTGGGCCTGCCCGACATGGACGGCCTGGACCTGGCCCAGGAGCTCCGCGGCTGGAGCAGGGTGCCCATCATCATCGTCAGCGCCCGGGGCAAGGAGGAGGACAAGATCCGCGCCCTGGACGTGGGCGCCGACGACTACCTCACCAAGCCCTTCGGCTCCGGCGAGCTGCTGGCGCGCATCCGCGTGGCCCTGCGCCACGCCGCGGAGGTGGCCGGCGCCGCCCCGGAGGCCGTGGTGGAGATCGGCCCCCTGAGGATGGACTTCGCCAGCCGCGAGGTCACCGTGGAGGGCGTCGAGGTGCACCTCTCGCCCAACGAGTTCGCCCTGCTGGGCGTCCTGGCCCGCCACGCCGGCAAGGTCCTCACCCACCGCCAGCTCCTGCACGAGGTGTGGGGCGGCGTGGCCTCGGCCCAGCCCACCTACCTGCGGGTCTACATGGCCAACCTGCGCAAGAAGCTGGAGCCCGATCCGGCCCGGCCCAGGCTCCTGCTCACCGAGCCCGGCGTCGGCTACCGGCTCAAGGCTTGA
- a CDS encoding ATP-binding protein — translation MTPAGTPRWMWLAAAGAVAVTTACGFVVNRYLQLADLVVLYMLCITVVATRFEKGPAFLATALSVGCLDFFFIKPYLTFSVHDARYMGTFGMMMGVGWIVGNLAGRIRAQAREAVERERHTTSLYRLGGILAEGGDAAAIQERVETYLGRELGGPVLILLPGPGGDLRARSGLNPDELGVAQWALANRKASGAGTPNLPGSRALFLPMGSPRFAEGILAVFPPTTAARDLLESMAAQVSLALGRARLASERTEARIRAEQEHLRSILLSTISHDLRTPLGTITGASSTLLDPGPEATAEDRRMLLATIHQESRRLEKLVDNLLDLTRLESGQVQVKKEWVPVEEIVGSALNRLEAQLEDRAVALDLRETWIPLDPVLMEQVLLNLLDNALKFSPPGSTLDIACRADGDAATLAITDHGPGLEPGEEERIFEKLYRGSRSASAPGAGLGLAICRGIIQAHGGSITARSAPQGGTRILITLPLEGVPPALDDCP, via the coding sequence ATGACCCCAGCCGGAACGCCCCGATGGATGTGGCTTGCCGCGGCAGGCGCGGTGGCCGTCACCACCGCGTGCGGTTTCGTGGTGAACCGCTACCTCCAGCTGGCGGACCTGGTGGTGCTCTACATGCTGTGCATCACGGTGGTGGCCACCCGCTTCGAGAAGGGGCCGGCCTTCCTCGCCACGGCCCTCAGCGTGGGCTGCCTGGACTTCTTCTTCATCAAGCCCTATCTGACGTTCTCGGTGCACGACGCGAGGTACATGGGCACCTTCGGCATGATGATGGGCGTGGGCTGGATCGTGGGGAACCTGGCCGGGCGCATCCGCGCCCAGGCCCGGGAGGCCGTGGAGCGCGAGCGGCACACCACGTCCCTCTACCGCCTGGGGGGCATCCTGGCCGAGGGGGGCGACGCGGCGGCCATCCAGGAGCGGGTGGAGACCTACCTCGGCCGGGAGCTGGGCGGCCCGGTGCTGATCCTCCTGCCGGGTCCGGGGGGCGATCTCCGGGCCCGGAGCGGGCTGAACCCGGACGAGCTGGGCGTGGCCCAGTGGGCCCTGGCGAACCGGAAGGCCTCCGGCGCGGGCACCCCGAACCTGCCGGGCTCCCGGGCCCTGTTCCTGCCCATGGGGAGCCCGAGGTTCGCCGAGGGGATCCTGGCCGTGTTCCCACCCACCACCGCCGCCCGGGACCTCCTGGAGAGCATGGCCGCCCAGGTCTCGCTCGCCCTTGGGCGGGCGCGCCTCGCCTCCGAGCGTACCGAGGCCCGCATCCGGGCCGAACAGGAGCACCTCCGCAGCATCCTCCTCAGCACCATCTCCCACGACCTGCGCACCCCGCTGGGCACCATCACCGGCGCCTCCAGCACGCTGCTCGACCCCGGTCCCGAGGCCACCGCCGAGGACCGGCGGATGCTCCTGGCCACCATCCATCAGGAGTCCCGCCGCCTGGAGAAGCTCGTGGACAACCTCCTGGACCTCACCCGGCTGGAGTCGGGCCAGGTGCAGGTGAAGAAGGAGTGGGTGCCGGTGGAGGAGATCGTGGGCTCGGCCCTGAACCGCCTCGAGGCCCAGCTCGAGGATCGCGCCGTGGCCCTGGACCTCCGGGAGACGTGGATCCCCCTGGACCCGGTGCTCATGGAGCAGGTGCTCCTGAACCTCCTGGACAACGCCCTGAAGTTCAGCCCCCCCGGCTCCACCCTGGACATCGCCTGCAGGGCCGACGGGGACGCCGCCACCCTCGCCATCACCGACCACGGCCCCGGCCTGGAGCCCGGCGAGGAGGAGCGGATCTTCGAGAAGCTCTACCGGGGCAGCCGCTCCGCCTCGGCCCCCGGGGCCGGCCTGGGCCTGGCCATCTGCCGGGGCATCATCCAGGCCCACGGCGGCTCCATCACCGCCCGGAGCGCCCCCCAGGGGGGCACCCGGATCCTCATCACCCTGCCCCTGGAGGGCGTGCCTCCCGCGCTGGACGACTGCCCATGA
- the kdpC gene encoding potassium-transporting ATPase subunit KdpC, with product MSLLRPALAVTGSLVLITGLAYPLALTGAGRALFPGQARGSLIVRDGRVLGSRLIGQHTEDPAFFWGRLSAAAFPTDAANSSGSNLAPSNPALKAAAERRIQALRQADPGNPLPVPADLVTASASGLDPHITPAAADYQVRRVARVRGLPETEVRARVAQATSGRLLGLFGEPRVNVLELNLGLGERKP from the coding sequence ATGTCCCTGCTCCGTCCCGCCCTCGCCGTCACCGGCTCCCTGGTCCTCATCACCGGCCTGGCCTACCCCCTCGCCCTCACCGGGGCCGGCCGGGCCCTCTTCCCCGGCCAGGCCCGGGGCAGCCTCATCGTCCGGGACGGCCGGGTCCTGGGGAGCCGCCTCATCGGCCAGCACACCGAGGATCCGGCCTTCTTCTGGGGCCGGCTCTCGGCTGCGGCCTTCCCCACCGACGCGGCCAATTCCTCCGGCTCCAACCTCGCCCCGTCCAACCCGGCCCTCAAGGCCGCCGCGGAGCGCCGCATCCAGGCCCTGCGCCAGGCCGATCCCGGCAACCCCCTCCCGGTGCCTGCCGACCTGGTCACGGCCTCGGCCAGCGGGCTGGACCCCCACATCACGCCGGCGGCCGCCGACTACCAGGTGCGGCGCGTGGCCCGGGTCCGGGGCCTGCCGGAGACCGAGGTCCGCGCCCGGGTGGCCCAGGCCACTTCCGGCCGGCTCCTGGGCCTGTTCGGGGAACCCCGGGTGAACGTCCTGGAGCTCAACCTCGGCCTGGGGGAGCGCAAGCCATGA
- the kdpB gene encoding potassium-transporting ATPase subunit KdpB, with protein sequence MRTSTSFGELQPRPLFEPAIVKRAALAAFGKLNPVHQLKNPVMFTVWVGSAFTLVLWVQALQGRGDAPSGFILAISLWLWFTLLFANFAEAMAEGRGKAQADSLRKAKRDVTAKLLKEPKYGAPWESVGASFLRIGMPVLVEAGDTIPGDGEVIEGVASVNEAAITGESAPVIRESGGDRSAVTGGTQVLSDWLVVRIASNPGETFLDRMIAMVEGAKRKKTPNEIALDILLAALTIIFLLATATLLPYSVYSVKAAGQGSPVSLTVLVALLVCLIPTTIGGLLSAIGIAGMDRMVQANVIATSGRAVEAAGDVDVLLLDKTGTITLGNRQAVAFVPAEGVDVAHLADAAQLSSLADETPEGRSIVVLAKEQYGLRERDIHALGAKFIPFTAQTRMSGVALEGREIRKGAVSAIEAWVECAGGEFPASLRVAVDGIARSGGTPLVVAETDGNGTRALGVINLKDIVKGGIRERFAELREMGIRTVMITGDNPLTAAAIAAEAGVDDFLAQATPEAKLKLIRDYQAGGRLVAMTGDGTNDAPALAQADVAVAMNTGTQAAKEAGNMVDLDSNPTKLIEIVRIGKQMLMTRGSLTTFSIANDVAKYFAIIPAAFAVTYPQLKILNVMGLHSPGSAILSAVIFNALVIVFLIPLALRGVAYRPLGAAAVLRRNLLVYGAGGIVVPFIGIKLIDLALVAAHLV encoded by the coding sequence ATGCGCACCTCCACCTCCTTCGGGGAACTCCAGCCCAGGCCGCTGTTCGAGCCGGCCATCGTTAAGCGCGCTGCGCTGGCCGCCTTCGGCAAGCTCAACCCCGTCCACCAGCTCAAGAACCCCGTGATGTTCACCGTGTGGGTGGGCAGCGCCTTCACCCTGGTCCTGTGGGTCCAGGCCCTCCAGGGCAGGGGGGACGCCCCGTCCGGATTCATCCTGGCCATCTCCCTCTGGCTCTGGTTCACCCTGCTCTTCGCCAACTTCGCCGAGGCCATGGCCGAGGGCCGGGGCAAGGCCCAGGCCGACAGCCTGCGCAAGGCCAAGCGCGACGTCACCGCCAAGCTGCTCAAGGAACCGAAGTACGGCGCCCCCTGGGAGAGCGTGGGGGCCTCCTTCCTGCGCATCGGCATGCCCGTGCTGGTCGAGGCCGGGGACACCATCCCCGGCGACGGCGAGGTGATCGAGGGGGTGGCCTCCGTGAACGAGGCGGCCATCACCGGCGAATCGGCCCCCGTGATCCGCGAGTCCGGCGGGGACCGCTCCGCCGTCACCGGCGGCACCCAGGTGCTGTCGGATTGGCTGGTGGTGCGCATCGCCTCCAACCCCGGCGAGACGTTCCTGGACCGCATGATCGCCATGGTGGAAGGCGCCAAGCGCAAGAAGACCCCCAACGAGATCGCCCTGGACATCCTCCTGGCCGCGCTGACCATCATCTTCCTTCTGGCCACCGCCACCCTGCTTCCCTATTCGGTCTACAGCGTCAAGGCCGCGGGGCAGGGCAGCCCCGTGTCTCTCACGGTGCTCGTGGCCCTCCTGGTGTGCCTGATCCCCACCACCATCGGCGGGCTCCTCAGCGCCATCGGCATCGCCGGCATGGACCGCATGGTGCAGGCCAACGTCATCGCCACCTCGGGCCGCGCGGTGGAAGCCGCGGGCGACGTGGACGTGCTGCTCCTGGACAAGACCGGCACCATCACCCTGGGCAACCGCCAGGCCGTGGCGTTCGTGCCCGCCGAGGGCGTGGACGTCGCGCACCTGGCCGACGCCGCGCAGCTCAGCAGCCTCGCCGACGAGACCCCCGAGGGCCGCAGCATCGTGGTGCTGGCCAAGGAGCAGTACGGCCTGCGGGAGCGCGACATCCACGCCCTGGGCGCGAAGTTCATCCCCTTCACCGCCCAGACCCGCATGAGCGGCGTGGCGCTTGAGGGCCGGGAGATCCGCAAGGGCGCCGTGAGCGCCATCGAGGCCTGGGTGGAGTGCGCGGGCGGCGAGTTCCCCGCGTCCCTGCGGGTGGCGGTGGACGGCATCGCCCGCAGCGGCGGCACCCCCCTGGTGGTGGCCGAGACCGACGGGAACGGGACCCGGGCCCTGGGCGTGATCAACCTCAAGGACATCGTCAAGGGCGGCATCCGCGAGCGCTTCGCCGAGCTGCGCGAGATGGGCATCCGCACCGTCATGATCACCGGGGACAACCCGCTCACCGCCGCGGCCATCGCCGCCGAGGCCGGGGTGGACGACTTCCTGGCCCAGGCCACCCCCGAGGCCAAGCTCAAGCTCATCCGCGACTACCAGGCCGGGGGGCGCCTGGTGGCCATGACCGGCGACGGCACCAACGACGCCCCGGCCCTGGCCCAGGCGGACGTGGCCGTGGCCATGAACACCGGGACGCAGGCCGCCAAGGAGGCCGGGAACATGGTGGACCTGGACTCCAATCCCACCAAGCTCATCGAGATCGTGCGGATCGGCAAGCAGATGCTCATGACCCGCGGCTCGCTCACCACCTTCAGCATCGCCAACGACGTGGCCAAGTACTTCGCCATCATCCCCGCCGCCTTCGCCGTCACCTACCCCCAGCTGAAGATCCTCAACGTCATGGGCCTCCACAGCCCCGGCAGCGCCATCCTCTCGGCGGTGATCTTCAACGCCCTGGTCATCGTCTTCCTGATCCCCCTGGCCCTGCGGGGCGTGGCGTACCGGCCCCTGGGCGCGGCCGCGGTGCTCCGGCGCAACCTCCTGGTGTACGGCGCCGGCGGCATCGTGGTGCCCTTCATCGGCATCAAGCTCATCGATCTCGCGCTCGTCGCAGCCCATCTGGTCTGA
- the kdpA gene encoding potassium-transporting ATPase subunit KdpA, whose product MTANSIIQFALFLGVLLLVSKPLGEYMGRVLDQETTFLDPVAGPVERGIYRLAGIASDERMDWKQYAAAVLVFSLLGLLFLFGLQLVQHRLPFNPQRQPAVPWGVALNTAVSFVTNTNWQAYAGESTMSHLTQMLGLTVQNFLSAAKGIAVLAALARGIRRRKATFLGNFWVDLTRITLYILLPLATVFALFLVSQGVVQTLGPNPVAHFLTPVAGADGKPVLDQVIAVGPVASQEAIKILGTNGGGFFNANSAHPFENPTALTSLAQVLAILLIPAGLCHAFGRMVRDRRQGWAILSAMTVIFVLALGALHLAEQKGNPAFRSLPVAQAAVSTPGLEQSGGNMEGKEVRFGITGTTLFATATTATSCGAVNGMHDSFTPLGGMVPILLMDLGEVVFGGVGSGLYTMLIFAIIAVFIAGLMVGRTPEYLGKKIEAFETKMASLVILIPAASVLVCTALAVTLPAAVSSLSNPGPHGFSQALYAFSSASNNNGSAFGGLGANTNFYNLATGIAMLLGRYGTILPVLAVAGSLAKKKRTPPGAGTLPTHTPLFVALLVAVVLLVGALTFIPALALGPVAEHLSLL is encoded by the coding sequence ATGACGGCCAACAGCATCATCCAGTTCGCACTGTTCCTGGGGGTCCTCCTCCTGGTCTCCAAGCCCCTGGGCGAGTACATGGGCCGCGTGCTGGACCAGGAGACCACGTTCCTGGATCCCGTGGCGGGCCCCGTGGAGCGCGGCATCTACCGCCTGGCGGGGATCGCCTCCGACGAGCGCATGGACTGGAAGCAGTACGCCGCCGCGGTCCTGGTGTTCAGCCTCCTGGGCCTCCTGTTCCTGTTCGGGCTCCAGCTGGTCCAGCACCGGCTGCCCTTCAACCCCCAGCGCCAGCCGGCGGTGCCCTGGGGCGTCGCCCTGAACACGGCGGTGAGCTTCGTCACCAACACCAACTGGCAGGCCTACGCCGGCGAATCGACCATGAGCCACCTCACCCAGATGCTGGGGCTCACGGTGCAGAACTTCCTTTCCGCCGCCAAGGGCATCGCGGTGCTGGCGGCCCTGGCCCGGGGCATCCGGCGCCGGAAGGCCACCTTCCTGGGGAACTTCTGGGTGGACCTCACCCGCATCACCCTCTACATCCTGCTCCCCCTGGCCACGGTCTTCGCCCTGTTCCTCGTCAGCCAGGGCGTGGTGCAGACCCTGGGCCCCAACCCGGTGGCGCACTTCCTGACGCCGGTGGCGGGCGCCGACGGCAAGCCGGTGCTGGACCAGGTGATCGCCGTGGGCCCCGTGGCCTCGCAGGAGGCCATCAAGATCCTGGGCACCAACGGCGGTGGCTTCTTCAACGCCAACTCCGCCCACCCCTTCGAGAATCCCACGGCCCTCACGAGCCTGGCCCAGGTGCTGGCCATCCTCCTCATCCCCGCCGGCCTCTGCCACGCCTTCGGGCGCATGGTGCGGGACCGTCGCCAGGGCTGGGCCATCCTCTCGGCCATGACGGTGATCTTCGTGCTGGCGCTGGGTGCCCTGCACCTGGCCGAACAGAAGGGGAATCCGGCCTTCCGGTCCCTGCCCGTGGCGCAGGCGGCCGTGTCCACCCCCGGCCTGGAGCAGTCCGGCGGCAACATGGAGGGCAAGGAGGTGCGCTTCGGCATCACCGGCACCACGCTGTTCGCCACCGCCACCACCGCCACCTCCTGCGGGGCCGTCAACGGCATGCACGACTCCTTCACGCCCCTGGGGGGCATGGTCCCCATCCTGCTCATGGACCTGGGCGAGGTGGTCTTCGGCGGCGTGGGCTCGGGGCTCTACACCATGCTCATCTTCGCGATCATCGCGGTGTTCATCGCCGGCCTCATGGTGGGCCGGACCCCCGAGTACCTGGGCAAGAAGATCGAGGCCTTCGAGACCAAGATGGCCTCCCTGGTGATCCTGATCCCCGCGGCCTCGGTCCTCGTGTGCACGGCCCTGGCGGTCACCCTTCCCGCGGCCGTGTCCAGCCTGTCGAACCCCGGCCCCCACGGCTTCAGCCAGGCCCTCTACGCCTTCAGCAGCGCCTCCAACAACAACGGCAGCGCCTTCGGGGGGCTCGGCGCCAACACGAACTTCTACAACCTCGCCACGGGCATCGCCATGCTCCTGGGCCGCTATGGCACCATCCTGCCCGTGCTGGCCGTGGCGGGCTCCCTGGCGAAGAAGAAGCGCACGCCCCCGGGGGCGGGGACCCTGCCCACCCACACCCCGCTCTTCGTGGCCCTCCTGGTGGCCGTGGTGCTCCTGGTGGGCGCCCTGACCTTCATCCCCGCCCTGGCGCTCGGCCCCGTCGCCGAACACCTCTCCCTGCTCTAG
- a CDS encoding potassium-transporting ATPase subunit F, with product MTAIQILAAVLTLGLLIYLGIALLVPERFQ from the coding sequence ATGACAGCCATCCAGATCCTCGCGGCGGTCCTGACGCTTGGGCTTCTCATCTACCTCGGCATCGCCCTTCTCGTTCCGGAGCGCTTCCAATGA
- a CDS encoding 2Fe-2S iron-sulfur cluster-binding protein translates to MFKVTLRGRQTVEIDLERELSILAAAARGEVPLTHTCGGHARCGTCLVTVEEGAEHLSPVGATEARILKVLKAAPGQRLGCQAWASGDVTCKVE, encoded by the coding sequence ATGTTCAAGGTCACATTAAGAGGCAGGCAGACGGTCGAAATCGACCTGGAGCGCGAACTTTCCATCCTGGCCGCCGCGGCCCGCGGGGAGGTGCCCCTCACGCACACCTGCGGAGGCCACGCCCGGTGCGGGACCTGCCTGGTCACCGTGGAGGAGGGGGCCGAGCACCTGTCCCCCGTGGGCGCAACCGAGGCCCGCATCCTCAAGGTCCTCAAGGCCGCGCCGGGACAGCGCCTGGGCTGCCAGGCCTGGGCCAGCGGGGATGTCACCTGCAAGGTCGAATAG
- a CDS encoding GNAT family N-acetyltransferase, whose protein sequence is MSASSPSYRYYQAAEAPPPQPAGEFRLQFWRPSWSQLLHPALPMLPFLAWSLLHLLHIFANRDFSVLLISQGSLLVHRACLFPAHFRFPFMAAGDLQIAGLWTHPALRGRGLGLLALGAILRRHGGRTLWYLVQEENVASIRLAEKAGLRLVGRGCRRKRLGLRALGYFHLDGRVAGDRREG, encoded by the coding sequence ATGTCGGCCTCCTCTCCAAGCTATCGCTATTACCAGGCAGCCGAAGCGCCGCCTCCACAGCCCGCGGGCGAGTTCCGCCTGCAGTTCTGGCGACCCTCCTGGAGCCAGCTCCTGCACCCTGCCCTGCCGATGCTGCCCTTCCTGGCCTGGAGCCTCCTCCACCTCCTGCACATCTTCGCCAACCGCGACTTCAGCGTCCTCCTGATCTCCCAGGGGAGCCTGCTGGTGCACCGGGCGTGCCTCTTCCCGGCCCATTTCCGGTTCCCGTTCATGGCCGCGGGGGACCTGCAGATCGCCGGCCTCTGGACCCATCCCGCCCTGAGGGGCCGGGGCCTGGGACTGCTGGCCCTGGGAGCGATCCTGCGCCGGCACGGCGGTCGGACCCTCTGGTACCTGGTCCAGGAGGAGAACGTGGCCTCCATCCGCCTCGCGGAAAAGGCCGGCCTGCGCCTGGTGGGCCGGGGTTGCCGCAGGAAGCGGCTGGGCCTCCGGGCCCTGGGCTATTTCCACCTGGATGGCCGCGTGGCCGGGGATCGCCGGGAGGGCTAG